The following is a genomic window from Benincasa hispida cultivar B227 chromosome 7, ASM972705v1, whole genome shotgun sequence.
TTTTAGGTGGTGGGGTGTGAGATTCAAAGAACCTCTAATCTTTTGGTCAAGAGTACGtatttttatgttaattaactaTGTTTGTGTTctaataaatgataaaatttgaatattcaattaactaaattttatttttgttttttattttaaaaaaaccatgGCATAAGTTATATGACCTTTGTAGCTAAACAATGCTATTTTTGGCCATGTAGGTTTATCTTGGATGTTTTTTAGCCAGGttgaaataatttattatcaagTTTGAGTTATTGTTTATGAACTGTTTGATTTTGTAGATGGGGGAAGTATTTCAATGGTTATGTTAATTTTCTCCCTTATATATAATTTggctttttaaaagaaaaaaaagtataatttgGTTTGTAGTTAAATATTTTGTTGGTTGAATTTCATGTCATTTTGTTTGTTAGGTGTTGGAAAGCCTTTTattatagttttcatttttcattattatatttaagtttttgtgagaatgagtttaatataatttaatccacttgaaaatttgtatttaaaacTCACTCAAATAAGCTAAATGTACAATATCTTTGTCCCTCGTCCCGGTTACCTAtttcattttccatctcttgcaaaaaattttacaaaaattgggATGAGCATTCTTCCCAAAGAATTTACAGGGATCGGGTTTCCTACGGCAATCTTCCTCATTtgaattttaacaaaaaatattaatttattaacttaaacCACcctattaaaatttttaactaaatatctaatttaaatatacagtgagttatatatataataaaaattacatatatataatcgGGGCGGGGCGGGACGTGGAAGTGGGGCAGAGTCGGGGATGAGGACGGGGGCAAAGAATATAAACCCAGTACTCATCCCCATTTAGCCAACGGAAAAAATTTTCTCCTCGCTCTCTTCCCCATTTCCCGTCTAAAtataagtaattttttttaaaaaaaaaaaaaaaaaatcctaaacaTAATTGGATGATAACTCAAATGATAATATAggaaaaatggggaaaaaaagtTTAAACTCCATAAACTTTCATTATAATAACAATCAGTCCCCATAGAGGATGCAAGCATTATCCGGAATGATTGGGCGTAAAACGTGTAGGTGGCTTTTTAAGTCCGCCATCAAATCCCAGTGCTCAACCTTGGACAAGTAGTGAAAACCAGAGTTATGTAAAAAAACAAGTCCGATTACGCCTATTCCTAAGATAggacttattttattaaaattaattgaatgcacaattcaaaaaaagaaacatttcGGTGGTATTCTTTCCActatttcttcttctacttctGGTAAATCAAAAGGTAATCTCTCGCATATAATTGCTCATATAATTGTGGTTACATAGATGCTTTTTATAGCCTATCCAGAAGTTTTCGCAACTCAATCATTGATTTAGCctaaaaatttcatttcaattggAATTTGGTTATTCACCATGTACGATGATCCCCACTAATTATCTATAGTTGAATGGTTAAAGCGTCCAACTCATAATTGGCGAATTCGTAGGTTCAATTCCTGTTGGATGTATGCCAATGGGACCCTCCAATTCATTTCACCCCTTtttctcgaaaaaaaaaaaaagtgggaaAAGTTTATGTCTCAACGAATCACACAACATGAAAGGGAGGGAAACAGATACTCAATTTAAAGTGAGTAAACAGAATTCCATACTCATCTCAACCATGTCTATCAGTATTATAactatctatcattgatagacaaatacattttattatatctgtaaataagttggttcttattttatgtttgaaaaCAATCATTTCTACTGCATATGCATATATTGTTGTATAGatatgaatattaaatatattagacAATAATAGgtgattttaaaatagttaaaattacttttgtcatttttaaaattatttaaaatatatttttagtcatttaagattaattttaataggatgaatattatatttaaaactgtaaaattaaatattgaattgattttgagtgattaaaagtGTATTTTATAGTGATTTTAATTATTctaaaatcactctcaaatatACCATAAATATTTGTATTCGAAAAGAATGGATATTCATGATGTGGAATTTAAATATTGGGTTTGTATTCCCAATTATGTatgaaccaaaattaaaaaaattaaatgtaagatattaaaatattattaatgatttttatttgatacTGTCAAGCAATTCTAAATTGCGTTTTTAATATATTAGGGATATTCTTTAGGACTTTTATGGATGAAAATcctaactaattaattaaatgtaagaGAATAAAGGGATGGAATCATAAATGTAAAATaagagttgtttttaaatatagaaaaatgagttatcttatttataaatataataaaatgtcattaTCCATTAGTGATAGaggtgatagacattgatagatggATAGATGGTGATAGATATCATCTATCAATATTTATGACCGATACGGgaagacaatgacattttgttatatttgaaattatttctagcaattttactatttagaacaattatcctaaaatttaatattatttaatgtattatcatgttaaataattaagtaatccataaaaaaattgtacattaactaaataaaattattcaaaagtaaaaaaattgaatttaattgaatttataaataaGTATAAACtagttaaaaaaattgttttaaatagttatgataataaaaaaaagacaaatgtattagttaaaatttattaaCTCTAACTATATACTGATATTTaatacataattaaaaaataataataaaatttatttattaaataggttatatttttttattagcgTTTATCGTTTTTTATTAAGGATTTGATGCAAACCAAAGTGAATATAACTCAATTAGTATACAATTGTGTTGGTGATCAAAAGATGATGCTATTAAGAAGTTAATTATTACTAAATCGAGTTTAATTCAGAGTTTAGTTTAACTGACTTAAAGTGTGCAAGAACGACCTCAAGAGATTGTACTTCGAATCTCTCCATCTttcttgtactaaaaaaaaaaaaaattaaaaacacttttggtcccttaattttcataaatgtaaCAATTGTCCTTCAACTTTAGTTGGTAATGATTTGAtcttgtattttcaaatttttttaacaatttatacATTATACGTCGAATTTTGTAACAATGtagtctctatcatgaaaaatatattcaaattaatattatatgtcaatttttattatgtaacaacttagtctttaaattttatattataaaaaaatttgatacTTGATCAACTTATTGATCTACATGTGTAAAGAATTTATTTAAATCTTAATAATATTGTTTATAATAAGGTCtataaattgttacaaattgtaAAATactgactaaattattacacaTGTTAAAAATGActaatttgttataaattttaagtTACTGGAACAAAATCGTTACTAACTAAATTGGGAATTATTTGATCGTCTTTCTCCGAGGAAGAGGTGAAACATAATCACTTTGAATTTGGGACAACTATTCGAAATCTTCTCTCATAGAATACTGATAATTCTTGTTCGCCAATTTCATTTAAGATCAAAGCataaatcacaaaaaaaaaggttaaaccCTATTTTAGTCTCTGAACTTTGAATCTTGTTTcgttttagtccctaaacttttaaaacgtTCACTGtagttcctaaacttttaaaacgtTCATTgtagttcttaaacttttaaaaagtgtttattttagttcatacttttaaaattatattaattcttcAACAAAAACGTGAGGGGCTTGTATTTTTGGATGACCATGCTCTAATAGCCAAAATATTGAATgaccaaaattttgaactaaaaatatattttaaattctccATCTTTGCCactttattcaaaattgaaactctaGATTTTTTTAGTGTAGCTAACTTATTTGGTAGCCTGTTCAtcaaaaaatacaaatcatctcgtcattttattaaagagttaacaaaatcttaatatagCATGGATCAAAATAAACACATTTTAGAAGTTTAGAACGAATACTTTTAAATGTTTAGGggccaaaataaaataatattcaaagttaactaaaaaatatttttagaagtttATAGATCAAAATAGAATATTGCTCAAAATTCAGGAACCAAAGTAAgatctaaattaaataataataataatcagcAACTAGCCTacctcatatatatatatttccttttttttataaaaatacaaatcCATAAAATAATGGCAGTGTTGTAATTTAAAGTAAAGTATAGGGCAATTAGTCTATAACCAAGTCCAAAGGCGCTTGCAAGTTGATGATCCACTTGCAAGTCCGGCGTAAGCTTTGtgatcaaataataatataaataaattaattacaaactttgattttcttttttaaaaaaaaacaaatatacataaaaataataatataataatataacctcaaaacaaaacaatctctctcttctttctctctcctctTTCGTCGCATTATATATAATCGGAAATTCGCCATTTTGCGATCATCTATTCGTCTTCTTAACTCAGCCCTAACTTTTCTCTCTGCATAAACTCAATAATCACTcgttttgagagagagagagagagagagagagagagagagagagagagagggaggtTTTTCGAAAATGCCTACTTCGATTCAACTCCATCGAATCAATCCGACGGCCAATCCCGGCGTTGGCGCCGCCGCAACAACTATGAACTGTCACAGAACCGCGGCAGCGGCGGTGACGGTGGCGCGGGAGAAAAGAAGCAGTAATATGACCTCGCTGACGGACGCGGTTTCGGTGCCGGTACCAGAGACGATCGCGCGGCACCACGCGCACGACGTCGGACCGGAACAGTGTTGCTCCGCCGTGATCCAGATCATCGACGCTCCAGTTCATACGGTATGGTCTGTGGTACGACGGTTCGATAATCCACAAGCGTACAAGCATTTTCTGAAAAGCTGTGATGTAATCGACGGTGACGGTACCGTCGGCAGTCTCCGGCAAGTTCAAGTCGTCTCTGGCCTTCCCGCCGCCTCGAGCACCGAACGCCTCGAGATTCTGGACGATGAGAGACACGTGTTGAGTTTTCGCGTCGTAGGTGGGGACCATCGCCTACGAAACTACCGATCTGTTACCACACTGCACGCgatttcatcatcatcttcttcttcttcatcaaatcAAAACGGATCCAGATCTTCAACGGTTGTGGTGGAATCATATGCAGTTGATGTACCACAAGGCAACACAAAAGAAGAAACGTGCGTGTTCGTTGATACGATCGTACGGTGTAATCTTCAATCTCTTGCACAAATCGCTGAAAACATGGCTAAAACTTcctaattaaatttcaatttcttcttcttttaacaCACACACATTCTTGATTTGCATCcctttttcaatttcttcataTTTTAGGTGTTTTTTCCCCTTTCAGAAACCGATTATCTCCGCAGATTTGTGTGCAATAATGGTTTATAAAGGAGATTCGTACACCGATCGAACATTTGTGGTTGTGTATTGTATAAATTTGTTCTTCCTTTTTTGGCGTTCTTCGCTTATAGATATAGAATTCTCTCTCTGAAATTAGGCCTGGAATCCGCTGCCATTTTGTATTGATTATGATCAATGTGTTGTTggttttgtaattaattattatgTTGGTTAGTACGTAAATGGTTATATTGTATTGCTTCATGCATGTGTTCTTTTGAGATTCTCTATTCCTTCCTTTTTGCtcatcatcattattttttcctttttcccttgGTGATAAAATTTCAAGTTAGTAAcctttttaattttggttttcacAATTTGGGTTAGAATTTCGAAGAAATGTTattgattagaaaaaaaaaactattttcatgtATTTCTAAAAGTTTAATTCTAGTTTAATGTGTACTTTTACAAATAAAATGTCCATGTCGATTAGATTTTGatggatatttttgaaaaaataaacaaaaacaaaaaatttaaaaaataaacttaaattagtaaataaatattctattatgatttttaaatgagttaatatgtttattgtttatattatatttacattagtgaCATTTTATTGCTTATTTTCTTATCCATGAAAAATTTCGATTCACCCCTCATGATGATATCGAActcatgaaacatgaaaatatagATAGAAATATTGACAtatcaacaaaaatttaatactCTCTTTTACACGTTTCATGCATTTCCTTCaaatcacaaaggaaaaaagtatttaaaaagaatatattttctACAACAAATCTGATTTTAAcgaatttgattaaataataataataattttcatgcaagaaaATATATCGTGtgtgaattttatttaaaaatagaggaaaatattttcaaaatttatatatattggaTAAGGACATATGGAGATATCAAGAATAAATTAGTAGTAGAAATagtatatagactaaaattgaatattacAAAAAAGAAACCAAAATGGCACATTAAATTTTGATGTATAAGAGAGAAATGAGTTCAATCTTTGgtagtgattttaaaatcgtTAAATTACTTTTGTTATGTTCAAAATCAGATTCGACAACAAACATACATTTAATCACACAAAAAGCAAATTAAACACAATTTTCATaccatcaaaattgattttgaatgagtaaaaatatgttttggagtgattttgaaaatgataaaactgaTTTAATCCTTTCAAGATCACTCTCAAACATATTTAATGTactaaaatctaaaaaagaaaaaaaaataatatcaaattttcaaatatttacactttaaattatagtaaaaaattctaaaaatgctttgtatttttgaaattttttttgctataaattataagtattttaaaattttttttatatctaaaaAGATTCGATAAAAATATTAtgtataagtttaattttcaaaaaataaccCGATAATTATTAAACATAGTCTAAGATCAAGAATAACTCTCTATATTCaagtcaaaagaaaaaaaaaaaattatgtcatATTTGGCtagttcattaaaaaaaactagtCCGTTCAATTGAAGTTTAGAATCTCGACTTTATCTATAGACATATATAGATATAACCATGGGCATAGCATTTAAGGTCCTTTCTTAAAATCCTTTTTCCATGGTTATTGCTTGGAAAAGTTCATATATAGggtttcaaaaattcaaaatccatCTTAGGGAATATAAAGTacaataattaaaagtttatattAAAGGACCAACCGTTAAGAttccatttggtaactattagtttttttatttttgtttttgaaaattaaaccttttttatctacatttcttacaataattcaCATTGTTTTTAAGTACGATGGTTGAATTATgagcaaaattctaaaaataaaaacaactttttgaaagctaatttttttagttctcaaattttgacttgattttttaaaccattagtgaaaagtagataataaaataagaaatttggaggtgaaagtagtgcccatagatttgattttcataaacaaaaataaaagataaaataattatcaaacgggACCTAAGTAATTAAAGGGCATGAATAATGACGAGGGGATTTGAATgactaattaatatatatatatatatagttttgaattaatatttacAAATGGAATTAAAATAGTGAATAAAAAAAAGGGATTGGAGGAATCAAACAGCTGCAATATTGCAAGTGGGGGGAGAAGAAGAGTAGAAGAAGGGTATGCTTTTGATTAGTACTAAGTAATTAAAGGGCATGAATAATGACGAGGGGCCATGGCAACTTGCTTCtatttttattatctttaaatataaatattcttaatttaagtgattttttttttgaaattttaaattaattttttcaaattttgaaaagttttgcAACTTGCTTAACCAACTTGCTCATATAAAgacatttcttttttctttttttaaattactattttgagattttttttagttctttcCTTCTCTCTTTGGTTTACTTTTTAGTGAGAGATGAAATGTTAACCTCGAGTGACTGACTAGAcaattcatttaattttctctcttttagaaaaaaatatcaattcctatttttaaattttaaaaaatagaactattttcaaatatagaaaaactaactaaaatttttacaaatataacaaaattttactatttatctatgtgacattgatagactactatcatttatcagtgatagacattaATAAATGTCTATTAATGTCCAACTATTGATatattgtgatattttgctatatttgaaaatattttaattaatttttttatttaaagtaattttccttaagttgttttcaaatataggaaaatgaaccaaaatatttgtaaatatagtaaaatttcactATTTATACGTGATAGATCACGGTAGATCGCGATATactactatctgtgtctatcagaCAGATAGATACATATAGTATTTTATCACGATTTATCgcagatagactgtgatattttgctattatttgtaaatatttttagcagtcttgtcattcaaaataatttctcaaaaaatattgtatgaaaattataatttatgtcAATTAATAAACTCTTAAATTTCTTGCGAGTGAATTAATTTAGACTCTTcattataattacatttaaaaattgTCAATTTATCAATCCTCACGGATATGTAACCTTTTTCAAACATCGATTTTACAAAATGGAATAGTTAGaattaatacatgaatgattatcaaaagaaaaccctaattaaccaaaagtctaaattgatacacttatgaaaatttaattgatacaactatAGTCAAAATGAGCATACCTCTTAACTAGTATAATCTTTGTAGTATGAACCTCAAGATCATAAGTCCAATTCTCTAACTCcacatattttttcttttaaaaattgatataattataaacTACACACTAATGATTTTTCAAACAAAACCTAATGTaaggtgtaaattgatacacttacaaAAATTCTTAGTTTTTACATCGATACAATTATTTGTTATAGTGTTAATTATTAATACAACGTCTAAAGTTgaagggtataaattgatattttttctattttataaatcaATATCTATTCATCTTCAACCATCACGAGGGTGAATGatatatattatcaatttttttttaaataatagatGGAGATAGTAGGGTTTTAACCTTGAGAGAGATGTAGTATATGCACATTTGGGTGTTCAAATGACCCGACAACCCGAACAACCTGAACAATTCGGATTATCCAATCCAAATTGTAAGGGTTGAGTTggattagttttaattttgggttgaattttttatatttttttccggattgggtttggtttgggttgtacttttaaaaatttggattgacccaacccaacctgaatttctaatattattaaaaatatatatattataacctaaaaatattataactcatatatatttttatgatgtttgtatgaagtttgtaatagaaattttaaattttgatatttaacatttgagttttatgaaattttaattattagtattTGTTAGTAcataaatttaagtattttaagtcaataaaaaa
Proteins encoded in this region:
- the LOC120081751 gene encoding abscisic acid receptor PYL4-like, translating into MPTSIQLHRINPTANPGVGAAATTMNCHRTAAAAVTVAREKRSSNMTSLTDAVSVPVPETIARHHAHDVGPEQCCSAVIQIIDAPVHTVWSVVRRFDNPQAYKHFLKSCDVIDGDGTVGSLRQVQVVSGLPAASSTERLEILDDERHVLSFRVVGGDHRLRNYRSVTTLHAISSSSSSSSSNQNGSRSSTVVVESYAVDVPQGNTKEETCVFVDTIVRCNLQSLAQIAENMAKTS